The following proteins come from a genomic window of Palaemon carinicauda isolate YSFRI2023 chromosome 12, ASM3689809v2, whole genome shotgun sequence:
- the LOC137650800 gene encoding uncharacterized protein — protein sequence MNHCKYFSLDIDDCTVVSDKSQLLTGLLAGIIDEDFLVHERLVKLQSLKDDSRDSDINFSLKSDASEYGRFEKCSCVVTVGSKAMAGSNVGIVGVLKENGLHCITPHGIIHQEAL from the coding sequence ATGAACCATTGCAAGTACTTTTCACTGGATATAGATGACTGCACTGTTGTAAGTGACAAAAGCCAGTTACTCACAGGCCTACTTGCTGGCATCATTGACGAAGATTTTCTAGTACATGAAAGACTTGTCAAACTGCAGTCATTGAAAGATGATAGCAGAGATTCTGATATAAACTTTTCCCTCAAATCCGATGCCAGTGAATACGGACGGTTTGAAAAGTGTTCTTGCGTTGTAACTGTTGGTTCAAAAGCTATGGCTGGCAGTAATGTGGGGATAGTTGGTGTTTTAAAGGAGAATGGACTGCATTGCATCACACCGCACGgcattattcaccaagaggccttatga